The proteins below come from a single Agromyces flavus genomic window:
- a CDS encoding LemA family protein — MEWLIPLIIVIVLVLGIGIYLWATYNSLVTLNVRVDEAWSDITVQLKRRADLIPNLIEAVKGYAAHEKAVFENVTRARAETLQAHGPAEAGAAENHMQQALKSIFAVAEAYPQLQASQNFLQLQAELVDTEDKIQASRRFYNGGVRELNTKIKVFPNTLFVRGLGFHEREFFEVTEAAAIAEPPRVQF, encoded by the coding sequence ATGGAATGGCTGATCCCGCTCATCATCGTCATCGTGCTCGTCCTGGGGATCGGCATCTACCTGTGGGCCACCTACAACTCCCTCGTCACGCTCAACGTGCGCGTCGACGAGGCGTGGAGCGACATCACGGTGCAGCTCAAGCGCCGTGCCGACCTGATCCCGAACCTCATCGAGGCGGTCAAGGGCTACGCCGCGCACGAGAAGGCCGTGTTCGAGAACGTCACACGCGCGCGCGCCGAGACGCTGCAGGCGCACGGCCCCGCCGAGGCGGGTGCCGCCGAGAACCACATGCAGCAGGCGCTGAAGTCGATCTTCGCGGTCGCCGAGGCCTACCCGCAGCTGCAGGCGAGCCAGAACTTCCTGCAACTGCAGGCCGAGCTGGTCGACACCGAAGACAAGATCCAGGCGTCGCGCCGCTTCTACAACGGCGGCGTGCGCGAGTTGAACACCAAGATCAAGGTGTTCCCGAACACGCTGTTCGTGCGCGGACTCGGCTTCCACGAGCGCGAGTTCTTCGAGGTCACCGAGGCGGCGGCGATCGCCGAACCGCCGCGCGTGCAGTTCTAG
- a CDS encoding ABC transporter ATP-binding protein, whose product MVTHADAAAPAVVVHDLHVRRMRTPVLHGLSVAVPRGRIVGLLGPSGSGKTTLMRSIVGVQVVDSGTIEVLGHPAGSRELRTRVAYVTQQASVYDDLTVRQNIRYFARILGAPASDVDEAIERTELGPYEQRLAGSLSGGQRGRVSLAAALLGRPEVLVLDEPTVGLDPVLRVQLWQLFHELAAAGATLLVSSHVMDEAKRCDRLLLMRDGELLADDTVDGVLAFTGTDDVEAAFLELIARGEPDLQPHGRHVLPESGTEAAP is encoded by the coding sequence ATGGTGACCCATGCGGATGCCGCTGCCCCGGCCGTCGTCGTCCACGACCTGCACGTGCGACGCATGCGCACGCCGGTGCTGCACGGCCTCTCGGTCGCGGTGCCGCGGGGCCGCATCGTCGGCCTGCTCGGCCCGAGCGGGAGCGGCAAGACGACGTTGATGCGATCCATCGTCGGCGTGCAGGTCGTCGACTCGGGCACGATCGAGGTGCTCGGACACCCCGCGGGATCCCGCGAGCTCCGCACGCGCGTGGCCTACGTGACGCAGCAGGCGAGCGTGTACGACGACCTGACGGTCCGGCAGAACATCCGGTACTTCGCGCGGATCCTCGGTGCTCCGGCATCCGACGTCGACGAGGCCATCGAACGCACCGAGCTGGGTCCCTACGAGCAGCGCCTCGCCGGTTCGCTCTCGGGCGGGCAGCGGGGGCGCGTCTCGCTCGCCGCCGCGCTGCTCGGCAGGCCCGAGGTGCTCGTACTCGACGAGCCCACGGTCGGGCTCGACCCGGTGCTCCGGGTGCAGCTCTGGCAGCTCTTCCACGAGCTCGCCGCCGCCGGCGCGACGCTGCTCGTGTCGAGCCACGTGATGGACGAGGCGAAGCGATGCGACCGCCTGCTGCTCATGCGGGACGGCGAGCTGCTGGCTGACGACACGGTCGACGGCGTGCTCGCGTTCACCGGCACCGACGACGTCGAGGCGGCGTTCCTCGAGCTCATCGCACGCGGCGAACCCGATCTCCAGCCGCACGGACGCCACGTGCTCCCCGAGTCGGGAACGGAGGCAGCGCCGTGA
- a CDS encoding alanine racemase yields the protein MGAGVLDLRRGAVPAADAATWHDPAEHWRALTQATRHLDAPVGALHLGALRHNASDMARRAGGTPIRIATKSIRVREVIDALLCLPGYRGVLAYTLTEAIWLAERIDTLDDLVVGYPTAEAGAIRRLVTDADLARRITVMVDSPAQLDLIDAVLPPDRREEVRVCLELDASWQAPVLGHLGVRRSPVHHPDEAGALAAYVADRAGFRLVGVMSYEAQVAGVADRPPGRPVDGAVNRWMQARSMSELVERRRAAVVEVRRHADLEFVNGGGTGSLELTAADRTVTEIAAGSGIFAGHIFDGYSRFTPAPAAAFALDVVRSPSERHATILGGGWIASGPPGSDRAPRIVWPEGLRMLPREAAGEVQTPVEGPAAARLRPGDRVWLRHAKSGELAEHLNEFAVVDGGEVVATVPTYRGEGKAFL from the coding sequence ATGGGCGCCGGCGTCCTCGACCTCCGGCGGGGTGCCGTGCCGGCGGCGGATGCCGCGACATGGCACGATCCGGCCGAGCACTGGCGCGCGCTCACCCAGGCCACGCGGCACCTCGACGCACCGGTGGGGGCGCTGCACCTCGGCGCGCTGCGGCACAACGCGTCCGACATGGCGCGCCGCGCGGGCGGCACGCCCATCCGCATCGCGACGAAGTCGATCCGCGTGCGCGAGGTGATCGACGCGCTGCTCTGCCTTCCCGGCTACCGGGGCGTGCTCGCCTACACGCTGACCGAGGCGATCTGGCTCGCCGAGCGGATCGACACGCTCGACGACCTCGTCGTCGGGTACCCCACGGCGGAGGCCGGAGCCATCCGTCGTCTCGTCACCGACGCCGACCTGGCCCGCCGCATCACCGTCATGGTCGACTCGCCGGCCCAGCTCGACCTGATCGACGCGGTGCTCCCGCCCGACCGGCGCGAAGAGGTCCGGGTGTGCCTCGAGCTCGACGCGTCGTGGCAGGCGCCCGTGCTCGGCCACCTCGGCGTCCGGCGTTCGCCGGTGCACCACCCCGACGAGGCCGGCGCGCTCGCCGCGTACGTCGCCGATCGCGCCGGGTTCCGGCTGGTGGGCGTCATGTCGTACGAGGCCCAGGTCGCGGGCGTCGCGGACCGTCCGCCGGGCCGACCGGTCGACGGGGCCGTCAACCGCTGGATGCAGGCGCGATCGATGTCCGAGCTCGTCGAGCGGCGCCGGGCTGCGGTCGTCGAGGTGCGCCGGCACGCCGACCTGGAGTTCGTCAACGGAGGCGGCACCGGCTCGCTCGAGCTCACCGCGGCCGACCGGACCGTCACCGAGATCGCGGCGGGGTCGGGCATCTTCGCCGGGCACATCTTCGACGGATACTCGCGGTTCACGCCGGCACCGGCCGCGGCGTTCGCGCTCGACGTGGTGCGCTCGCCCAGCGAGCGCCACGCCACCATCCTCGGCGGGGGATGGATCGCGTCCGGACCGCCCGGCTCGGATCGGGCGCCGCGCATCGTCTGGCCCGAGGGGCTCAGGATGCTGCCGCGCGAGGCGGCCGGCGAGGTGCAGACGCCCGTCGAGGGTCCCGCCGCCGCGCGGCTGCGGCCCGGCGACCGGGTGTGGCTCCGGCATGCCAAGTCGGGCGAGCTCGCCGAGCACCTCAACGAGTTCGCCGTCGTCGACGGCGGAGAGGTCGTGGCGACCGTGCCCACCTACCGAGGCGAGGGGAAGGCGTTCCTATGA
- a CDS encoding Ppx/GppA phosphatase family protein, which translates to MRLGVLDVGSNTVHLLVVDAHPGAHPIPMASEKSVLRLMRYLEDDGSISDVGVEAIITAITEAAKVARRSGIDELLAFATSAIREAPNGQLVLNRAEEAADIRLDVLSGPDEARLTFLAVRRWYGWSAGRVLLFDIGGGSLEIAHGADEVPDVAHSVPLGAGRSTVEFLPDDPPTDAQVAKLREHARGVLEETVRTIGGIPETDHVVGSSKTIRSLARLAGSTEDGVGAEERSILKLSQLDGWLPRLARIPADARPNLPGITADRTFQIVAGGIVLSETMRAFKAKVLEVSPWALREGLILRRLDRMD; encoded by the coding sequence ATGCGCCTCGGGGTTCTCGACGTCGGATCCAATACCGTGCACCTGCTCGTGGTCGATGCGCACCCCGGCGCGCACCCCATCCCGATGGCCTCCGAGAAATCGGTGCTGCGATTGATGCGGTACCTCGAGGACGACGGGTCGATCAGCGACGTGGGCGTCGAGGCGATCATCACCGCGATCACCGAGGCCGCGAAGGTCGCCCGGAGGTCGGGCATCGACGAGCTGCTCGCCTTCGCCACTTCCGCGATCCGGGAGGCTCCCAACGGACAGTTGGTGCTCAATCGCGCCGAGGAGGCCGCGGACATCCGGCTCGACGTGCTGAGCGGACCCGACGAGGCGCGCCTCACGTTCCTCGCCGTGCGCCGCTGGTACGGCTGGTCCGCCGGGCGCGTGCTCCTCTTCGACATCGGCGGCGGCTCGCTCGAGATCGCGCACGGCGCCGACGAGGTGCCGGATGTCGCGCACTCCGTTCCGCTCGGTGCCGGCCGCTCGACCGTCGAGTTCCTGCCCGACGACCCGCCCACCGACGCGCAGGTCGCGAAGCTCCGCGAGCACGCGCGCGGCGTCCTCGAGGAGACGGTGCGGACCATCGGCGGCATCCCCGAGACCGACCACGTCGTCGGCTCGTCGAAGACGATCCGATCGCTGGCCCGGCTCGCCGGCAGCACCGAGGACGGCGTGGGCGCCGAGGAGCGCAGCATCCTCAAGCTCTCGCAACTCGACGGCTGGCTCCCCCGACTCGCGCGCATCCCGGCCGACGCGCGGCCCAACCTGCCCGGCATCACGGCCGACCGCACGTTCCAGATCGTCGCGGGCGGCATCGTGCTCAGCGAGACGATGCGGGCCTTCAAGGCGAAGGTGCTCGAGGTGTCGCCGTGGGCCCTGCGCGAGGGCCTGATCCTGCGACGCCTCGACCGCATGGACTGA
- a CDS encoding TetR/AcrR family transcriptional regulator, which produces MPRIPAAERRVALIEAGLRVVAREGLAAASTRAIVAEAGMSLASFHYAFESRDAFVDELIAAVVAREQAAVLPEPEIDGDGSLRDILEAGMLRYLDHLGADPEHEQAMLELTQYALRSPERHPLAAAQYRRYAELAAHALDTAAEQVGASWRVPVDEAAGVLVAFTDGLTLTWLVNRDDAAARAVVRAAADALSRMADVP; this is translated from the coding sequence TTGCCCCGCATCCCCGCCGCCGAACGCCGGGTCGCCCTCATCGAGGCGGGCCTGCGCGTCGTCGCACGCGAAGGCCTCGCGGCCGCGAGCACCCGCGCGATCGTGGCCGAGGCCGGCATGTCGCTCGCGAGCTTCCACTACGCGTTCGAGTCGCGCGACGCGTTCGTCGACGAACTGATCGCCGCGGTCGTGGCCCGTGAACAGGCCGCGGTGCTGCCCGAGCCCGAGATCGACGGCGACGGCTCGCTGCGCGACATCCTCGAGGCGGGCATGCTGCGCTACCTCGACCACCTCGGCGCCGATCCCGAGCACGAGCAGGCGATGCTCGAGCTCACCCAGTACGCGCTGCGCTCGCCCGAGCGCCATCCGCTGGCCGCAGCCCAGTACCGCCGATACGCCGAGCTCGCCGCGCATGCGCTCGACACCGCCGCCGAGCAGGTGGGTGCCAGCTGGCGCGTCCCCGTCGACGAGGCGGCCGGCGTGCTCGTCGCATTCACCGACGGGCTCACGCTGACCTGGCTGGTCAACCGCGACGACGCGGCGGCGCGTGCGGTCGTGCGCGCGGCGGCCGACGCGCTCTCGAGAATGGCGGACGTCCCGTGA
- a CDS encoding ABC transporter permease produces the protein MNLVRTLATTGRVLGQIRHDPRTIGLLLVVPSLLIGLVAWIFTDTDVFTTIGPAMIALFPFIVMFLVTSIATLRERRSGTLERLFSMPMGKGDFILGYALAFGLLAVFQTAIAVSYAVFVCGLEIEGSIWLLFAVAVADALLGTALGLLASAFARTEFQVVQFMPLLVFPQILLGGIFIPRDQLPEGLEAISDWLPLSYAIDALTAVAADSEDAAWIWARILAIGAWIVGSIVVGSITLRRRTP, from the coding sequence GTGAACCTCGTCCGCACGCTCGCGACGACCGGTCGCGTGCTCGGCCAGATCCGACACGACCCGCGAACGATCGGGCTCCTCCTCGTCGTGCCGAGCCTGCTGATCGGCCTGGTGGCGTGGATCTTCACCGACACCGACGTGTTCACGACGATCGGCCCGGCCATGATCGCGCTGTTCCCGTTCATCGTGATGTTCCTCGTCACGAGCATCGCGACGCTCCGGGAGCGGCGCAGCGGCACGCTCGAGCGGCTCTTCTCGATGCCCATGGGCAAGGGCGACTTCATCCTCGGCTACGCGCTCGCGTTCGGCTTGCTCGCGGTCTTCCAGACGGCGATCGCGGTGTCGTACGCGGTGTTCGTGTGCGGGCTCGAGATCGAGGGCTCGATCTGGCTGCTGTTCGCCGTGGCGGTGGCCGACGCCCTGCTCGGGACCGCGCTCGGCCTGCTCGCGAGCGCATTCGCCCGCACCGAGTTCCAGGTGGTGCAGTTCATGCCGCTCCTCGTGTTCCCGCAGATCCTGCTCGGCGGCATCTTCATCCCGCGCGACCAGCTCCCCGAGGGGCTCGAGGCGATCAGCGACTGGCTGCCGCTCAGCTACGCGATCGACGCGCTCACGGCCGTCGCCGCCGACTCCGAGGATGCGGCGTGGATCTGGGCGCGGATCCTGGCCATCGGCGCCTGGATCGTCGGCTCCATCGTCGTCGGTTCGATCACGCTCCGCCGGCGGACCCCGTAG
- a CDS encoding D-arabinono-1,4-lactone oxidase, whose product MTATGATWRNWARTESARPYRVERPADAWAVQRAVRAAADSGLRIKPVGAGHSFTGIAVAPDVQLDLADLSGVIDADAATGRVTLGAGTHLHRLPRLLEPYGLALPNMGDIDAQTIAGATSTGTHGSGLGFGGLATQIVAAKLVTGTGELLTVSETERPELLPAVRLGLGALGVLVEVTLQLVPRFVLRAVERNAPFDEVWDGWLDRVRAEDHLDVYWFPHTSTAFTKTNTRLPGDATRHPVGSIRGWVDDELLANGTLWAICALGYVAPSATPPLARVVERLTPDREFSDFSPRVFTANRSVRFREMEYALPLEAIPDAVREVRSLIERQGWRISLPIEVRAAASDDNWLSTAYGRESGYIAVHRYYHEDHTEYFAGVEAIMRSFAGRPHWGKMHTQTAETLREVYPRFDDFVRVRDELDPEGRFANPYLDRVLGGVRVEAPATGSAGGA is encoded by the coding sequence ATGACGGCGACGGGCGCGACATGGCGCAACTGGGCGAGGACGGAGTCGGCGCGCCCCTACCGGGTCGAGCGCCCGGCCGACGCGTGGGCGGTGCAGCGAGCCGTCCGTGCCGCGGCGGACTCCGGCCTGCGCATCAAGCCCGTCGGTGCGGGCCACAGCTTCACCGGCATCGCGGTCGCGCCCGACGTGCAGCTCGACCTCGCCGACCTCTCCGGCGTGATCGATGCGGATGCCGCGACCGGGCGCGTCACGCTCGGTGCGGGCACGCACCTCCACCGCCTGCCTCGCCTGCTCGAGCCGTACGGGCTCGCACTGCCCAACATGGGCGACATCGACGCCCAGACCATCGCGGGGGCGACCTCGACCGGCACGCACGGCTCCGGACTCGGTTTCGGGGGCCTCGCCACGCAGATCGTCGCCGCCAAGCTCGTGACCGGCACGGGCGAGCTGCTCACCGTGAGCGAGACCGAGCGTCCCGAGCTGCTGCCTGCGGTGCGCCTGGGGCTCGGTGCGCTCGGCGTGCTGGTCGAGGTGACCCTGCAGCTGGTTCCCCGGTTCGTGCTGCGCGCGGTCGAGCGCAACGCGCCGTTCGACGAGGTGTGGGACGGATGGCTGGACCGCGTCCGCGCCGAGGACCACCTCGACGTCTACTGGTTCCCGCACACGTCCACGGCGTTCACGAAGACCAACACCCGACTCCCGGGCGACGCGACGCGTCACCCCGTCGGCTCGATCCGCGGCTGGGTCGACGACGAGCTGCTCGCGAACGGGACCCTCTGGGCGATCTGCGCCCTCGGCTACGTCGCCCCGTCGGCGACGCCGCCGCTTGCTCGCGTGGTCGAGCGGCTCACGCCCGATCGCGAGTTCAGTGACTTCTCACCGCGGGTGTTCACGGCCAACCGTTCGGTGCGGTTCCGCGAGATGGAGTACGCCCTGCCGCTCGAGGCGATCCCCGACGCCGTGCGCGAGGTGCGCTCGCTCATCGAACGCCAGGGGTGGCGCATCAGCCTCCCCATCGAGGTCCGTGCCGCGGCATCCGATGACAACTGGCTCTCGACCGCCTACGGCCGTGAGAGCGGCTACATCGCCGTGCACCGGTACTACCACGAGGACCACACCGAGTACTTCGCGGGCGTCGAGGCGATCATGCGCTCATTCGCGGGCCGCCCGCACTGGGGCAAGATGCACACCCAGACGGCGGAGACCCTGCGCGAGGTCTACCCGCGGTTCGACGACTTCGTCCGCGTCCGCGACGAGCTCGATCCCGAGGGGCGCTTCGCGAACCCCTACCTCGACCGTGTGCTCGGCGGCGTCCGGGTGGAGGCCCCGGCTACGGGGTCCGCCGGCGGAGCGTGA
- a CDS encoding M48 family metalloprotease codes for MYRAIARNKRNTVFTILFFLVIVGGLGYLAALIYGDLTIVVVTVVIATGYALFQYFTADRQALSMSGAVEIRSVAEHPRLWRTVENLSIATGTPMPRVFVISDPAPNAFATGRDPEHAVVAATTGLLEIMDDSELEGVMAHELGHVRNYDIRLSMVVFGLVVAIGFISDLFLRMAFFGRNSNGNPIVMVFGLVAMLVAPLVASMVQLAVSRQREYLADATSAMTTRHPDALARALLKLEAYGRPMQRQNTSMAHLWIADPLKPGVIDRLFATHPPIRERVQRLHEMGRSF; via the coding sequence ATGTACCGAGCGATCGCCCGGAACAAGCGCAACACCGTCTTCACGATCCTGTTCTTCCTCGTCATCGTCGGCGGGCTGGGCTACCTCGCCGCGCTGATCTACGGCGACCTCACGATCGTGGTGGTGACCGTCGTCATCGCCACGGGGTATGCGCTCTTCCAGTACTTCACGGCCGACCGGCAGGCCCTGTCGATGTCGGGCGCGGTCGAGATCCGCAGCGTCGCCGAGCACCCGCGGCTGTGGCGCACGGTCGAGAACCTGTCGATCGCCACCGGCACCCCCATGCCGCGCGTGTTCGTCATCTCGGACCCCGCGCCGAACGCCTTCGCGACGGGCCGCGACCCCGAGCACGCGGTGGTCGCCGCGACGACGGGGCTGCTCGAGATCATGGACGACTCCGAGCTCGAGGGCGTCATGGCGCACGAGCTGGGGCACGTCCGCAACTACGACATCCGCCTCTCGATGGTCGTGTTCGGCCTCGTCGTGGCCATAGGCTTCATCTCGGACCTCTTCCTGCGGATGGCCTTCTTCGGCAGGAACAGCAACGGCAACCCGATCGTCATGGTCTTCGGGCTCGTCGCCATGCTCGTCGCACCCCTCGTCGCGAGCATGGTCCAGCTCGCCGTCTCGCGGCAGCGCGAGTACCTGGCGGATGCCACGAGCGCGATGACCACGCGTCACCCCGATGCGCTCGCTCGGGCGCTGCTGAAGCTCGAGGCCTACGGCCGCCCGATGCAGCGGCAGAACACCTCGATGGCGCACCTCTGGATCGCCGATCCGCTGAAGCCCGGCGTCATCGACCGGCTCTTCGCCACGCACCCGCCGATCCGCGAGCGCGTGCAGCGCCTGCACGAGATGGGCCGCAGCTTCTAG
- a CDS encoding MFS transporter — MTELDAASASNVAPAHDAFAEPVRRVRAGWIAAFASAWLGIWMAQLTPVQLLLPAQIDAELHPEDWIESVVAFGVVSGIAAVFVVVAYPLTGALSDRTASRFGRRRPWIAGGALLFAAALVLLGLQTQLWAIAIAWVLATIGFCVMTAALTATISDQVPVGQRGFVSGWMSAPQAVGIIAGLLLVTTVVTGAAAGYAVVAGALVLLAVPFLFVPDARLDARERARVTARNVVASLWISPRRYPDFGWTLLSRVLVSIGNALGTGLLLYFLMFGLGDPNAEDDLIVLTLVYMVFVIVASLALGRLSDRLGRRRLFVFLAATLQAAAALLLAIAPSLPTAMVAAGLLGLGYGCFLSVDQALATQVLPDPAARGKDLGIMNIATAVPQSIGPLLGALAVAATGSFTPVFLLCAAFTFAGALAVSRVRSVR, encoded by the coding sequence GTGACCGAGCTCGACGCGGCATCCGCTTCGAACGTCGCCCCGGCGCACGACGCGTTCGCCGAACCCGTGCGCCGTGTCCGCGCCGGCTGGATCGCCGCGTTCGCGAGCGCCTGGCTCGGCATCTGGATGGCGCAGCTCACCCCCGTGCAACTGCTGCTGCCCGCGCAGATCGACGCCGAGCTGCATCCCGAGGACTGGATCGAGAGCGTCGTCGCGTTCGGCGTGGTCTCCGGCATCGCCGCGGTCTTCGTCGTCGTGGCGTACCCCCTGACCGGCGCGCTCTCCGACCGCACGGCGTCGCGCTTCGGTCGCCGGCGGCCGTGGATCGCGGGCGGCGCCCTGCTCTTCGCGGCCGCCCTGGTGCTGCTCGGCCTGCAGACGCAGCTGTGGGCGATCGCGATCGCGTGGGTGCTCGCGACGATCGGCTTCTGCGTGATGACCGCGGCGCTCACCGCGACGATCTCCGATCAGGTCCCGGTCGGGCAGCGCGGCTTCGTGTCGGGCTGGATGTCGGCGCCGCAGGCGGTGGGCATCATCGCCGGGCTCCTGCTCGTGACCACCGTCGTGACCGGCGCGGCCGCGGGCTATGCGGTGGTCGCGGGCGCGCTCGTCCTGCTCGCGGTGCCCTTCCTCTTCGTGCCCGACGCCCGCCTCGACGCGCGCGAACGCGCCCGGGTCACCGCGCGGAACGTCGTCGCGAGCCTCTGGATCAGCCCGCGCCGATACCCCGACTTCGGCTGGACGCTCCTCAGTCGCGTGCTCGTGTCGATCGGCAACGCGCTCGGCACGGGCCTGTTGCTGTACTTCCTGATGTTCGGACTCGGCGACCCGAACGCCGAGGACGACCTGATCGTGCTCACGCTCGTCTACATGGTGTTCGTGATCGTCGCCTCGCTCGCCCTCGGCAGGCTCTCCGACCGGCTCGGCCGGCGCCGGCTGTTCGTCTTCCTCGCCGCGACATTGCAGGCCGCCGCCGCACTCCTGCTCGCGATCGCGCCGAGCCTGCCCACCGCCATGGTCGCCGCCGGGCTGCTCGGGCTCGGGTACGGCTGCTTCCTCTCGGTCGACCAGGCGCTCGCGACCCAGGTGCTGCCCGACCCGGCGGCGCGCGGCAAGGACCTCGGCATCATGAACATCGCGACCGCCGTGCCGCAGTCGATCGGACCGCTCCTCGGCGCGCTCGCCGTGGCCGCGACCGGCTCGTTCACGCCGGTGTTCCTGCTGTGCGCCGCGTTCACGTTCGCCGGCGCGCTCGCGGTCTCCCGCGTCCGGAGCGTGCGCTGA
- a CDS encoding winged helix-turn-helix domain-containing protein, whose protein sequence is MVDRVSPALARRIALAAQGFGRATVAAPGTRQLAALVDRLGVLQIDSVNVFERSHYLPAFSRLGAYDRDRLDRITTGRRGRMVESWAHQAAFIPRELWPLFEFRREEFRRKGSQWGGWLVENRPLGDWLRAELAANGPMRASEIEHDANERRGSWWGWSDVKRTLEWMFLVGEVVCVERVRFERVYALPDQALAPELLEAPVPEADAVRELVRRASMALGIATEADLADYWRMKRAPVRAAIRDLEEAGELLPVEVPGWTTGSRATPAWLHRDARRPRRIDATAVLSPFDPVVWFRPRTERLFDFHYRIEIYTPEPERKFGYYSLPVLIDDDVVGRVDLKSDRKAKVLRVQSAWIEHGAPDETAARLLPVLAEAARWQGLDDIEVVGRGDLAPALRAELAAA, encoded by the coding sequence ATGGTCGACCGCGTCAGTCCCGCCCTCGCGCGCCGCATCGCGCTCGCCGCCCAGGGCTTCGGCCGTGCGACGGTCGCGGCGCCGGGCACGCGCCAGCTCGCCGCACTCGTCGACCGCCTCGGGGTGCTGCAGATCGATTCGGTCAACGTCTTCGAGCGCAGCCACTACCTGCCCGCGTTCAGTCGTCTGGGCGCATACGACCGCGACCGGCTCGACCGGATCACCACCGGGCGGCGCGGGCGCATGGTCGAGTCGTGGGCGCACCAGGCCGCGTTCATCCCCCGCGAGCTCTGGCCCCTCTTCGAGTTCCGTCGCGAGGAGTTCCGGCGCAAGGGCAGCCAATGGGGCGGATGGCTCGTCGAGAACCGCCCGCTCGGCGATTGGCTGCGCGCCGAGCTCGCCGCGAACGGCCCGATGCGGGCGAGCGAGATCGAGCACGACGCCAACGAACGCCGCGGGTCGTGGTGGGGCTGGTCCGACGTGAAGCGCACGCTCGAGTGGATGTTCCTCGTCGGCGAGGTCGTCTGCGTCGAGCGCGTCCGGTTCGAGCGCGTCTACGCCCTCCCCGATCAGGCGCTCGCGCCCGAGCTGCTCGAGGCTCCGGTCCCCGAGGCCGACGCCGTGCGCGAGCTCGTGCGGCGCGCATCGATGGCTCTCGGCATCGCGACCGAGGCAGACCTCGCCGACTACTGGCGCATGAAGCGCGCCCCGGTGCGCGCGGCGATCCGCGACCTCGAAGAAGCCGGCGAACTGCTGCCCGTCGAGGTGCCCGGCTGGACCACGGGTTCCCGCGCCACGCCGGCATGGCTCCATCGCGACGCCAGGCGGCCGCGGCGGATCGACGCCACGGCGGTGCTGTCGCCCTTCGACCCGGTGGTGTGGTTCCGTCCGCGTACCGAGCGGCTCTTCGACTTCCACTACCGCATCGAGATCTACACGCCCGAGCCCGAGCGCAAGTTCGGCTACTACTCGCTGCCCGTGCTCATCGACGACGACGTCGTGGGGCGCGTCGACCTCAAGAGCGACCGCAAGGCCAAGGTGCTCCGCGTCCAGTCGGCGTGGATCGAGCACGGTGCGCCCGACGAGACGGCGGCGCGGCTGCTGCCGGTGCTCGCCGAGGCGGCGCGGTGGCAGGGCCTCGACGACATCGAGGTGGTCGGTCGGGGCGACCTCGCCCCGGCGCTCCGCGCCGAGCTCGCGGCCGCGTGA